The proteins below come from a single Xyrauchen texanus isolate HMW12.3.18 chromosome 1, RBS_HiC_50CHRs, whole genome shotgun sequence genomic window:
- the LOC127632684 gene encoding 72 kDa type IV collagenase-like, with the protein MKSFTFFSCRHFVLKVFLVHFLGSLQAFAAPSPIIKFPGDDTTHTDKEVALHYLNKFYGCPKDRCNLMVLKDTLKKMQKFFALPETGEIDQKTVEIMKKPRCGVPDVANYNFFHRKPLWGQKNISYRILGHTPDLDEETIDDAFYRAFKVWSDVTPLNFTRIMDGEADIMINFGRNEHGDGYPFDGKDGLLAHAFAPGPGIGGDSHFDDDELWTLGEGQVVKVKYGNAEGEFCKFPFLFMDKEYTSCTSQGRDDGFLWCSTTYNFDEDGKYGFCPHELLFTLGGNADGAPCKFPFTFQGEKYDSCTTSGRDDGYRWCATTDDYDRDKSYGFCPETAMSTVGGNSEGAPCVFPFKFLGNTYDSCTISGRSDGKMWCAVTKSFDDDRKWGFCPDQGYSLFLVAAHEFGHALGLEHSDDPGALMAPMYTFTKTLTLSDDDIKGIQELYGVSTDKPLPTHTPPVTPMDVCNENIIFDAVAQIRGEIFFFKDRFLFRTDVRKKLTGPMLVATFWSELPEKIDAAYENPLEEKTVFFAGDEMWVYSSSTLERDYPMKISTMGLPSDLHAIDAAYSFHKSKKTYLFAGNKYWRYNEAKKKMDPGFPKLIADSWSDVPDDLDSALSINGDGHSYFFKDSHYLKMNDSSLKIVKVGEVKRDWLRC; encoded by the exons ATGAAGAGCTTTACGTTTTTCAGCTGTAGGCATTTTGTCCTCAAAGTTTTCCTTGTGCATTTTCTTGGGTCCCTGCAAGCCTTTGCTGCGCCCTCACCCATCATTAAGTTTCCAGGCGATGATACTACTCACACAGACAAAGAAGTGGCCCTG CACTACTTAAATAAGTTCTATGGCTGCCCAAAAGACAGGTGTAATCTAATGGTTTTGAaggacacactgaagaagatgcAGAAGTTTTTTGCCTTGCCGGAGACAGGGGAGATCGACCAGAAGACAGtagagatcatgaagaagccacGATGTGGAGTTCCTGATGTggctaattataatttttttcacaggaAACCCTTGTGGGGACAGAAAAACATTTCAtacag GATCTTGGGCCACACCCCGGATCTTGATGAAGAGACAATTGATGATGCTTTCTATCGTGCATTTAAAGTCTGGAGTGATGTCACACCTCTGAACTTCACCAGAATCATGGATGGAGAAGCAGACATCATGATTAACTTTGGCCGAAATG AACATGGTGATGGTTATCCATTTGATGGGAAGGATGGTCTTCTGGCTCATGCATTTGCCCCTGGACCTGGTATTGGAGGAGACTCTCACTTTGATGATGATGAGCTTTGGACGTTAGGCGAGGGACAAG tGGTAAAGGTCAAGTATGGTAATGCCGAAGGGGAGTTCTGTAAGTTTCCATTCTTGTTCATGGATAAAGAGTACACAAGCTGCACCTCTCAGGGTCGTGATGACGGTTTCCTTTGGTGCTCTACCACATACAACTTCGATGAAGATGGAAAGTATGGCTTCTGTCCTCACGAGC TCCTTTTTACATTGGGTGGAAATGCTGATGGAGCCCCTTGCAAATTTCCCTTCACATTCCAAGGAGAGAAATATGATAGTTGCACAACCTCAGGCAGAGATGATGGATACCGTTGGTGTGCCACAACAGACGATTATGACCGGGATAAGTCTTATGGATTCTGTCCAGAGACGG CCATGTCGACGGTTGGAGGAAATTCAGAAGGTGCTCCATGTGTCTTCCCCTTTAAATTTCTGGGCAATACCTATGACTCTTGCACTATCTCAGGCCGCAGTGATGGGAAGATGTGGTGCGCCGTCACCAAAAGCTTTGATGATGACCGCAAATGGGGCTTCTGTCCTGACCAAG GCTATAGTCTATTCCTGGTGGCGGCCCATGAGTTTGGTCATGCCCTGGGATTGGAACACTCAGATGACCCTGGAGCTCTCATGGCTCCCATGTACACCTTCACTAAAACTTTAACGTTGTCTGATGATGATATTAAAGGCATCCAGGAGCTTTACG GTGTATCAACAGACAAACCTTTGCCTACTCACACTCCACCAGTCACTCCAATGGATGTATGTAATGAAAACATCATATTTGATGCTGTAGCCCAAATCAGAGGAGAGATTTTCTTCTTTAAGGACAG ATTCCTTTTTAGGACTGATGTCAGGAAGAAGCTGACAGGCCCCATGCTTGTGGCTACATTCTGGAGTGAACTTCCAGAGAAGATTGATGCAGCTTATGAGAATCCTCTGGAGGAGAAGACGGTCTTCTTTGCAG GTGATGAGATGTGGGTATATTCATCCAGTACTCTGGAAAGAGACTATCCCATGAAGATCTCCACCATGGGTCTTCCTTCAGATTTGCATGCAATCGATGCAGCCTACTCCTTTCACAAGAGCAAGAAGACATACTTATTTGCTGGGAACAAGTACTGGAG ATACAATGAAGCCAAGAAAAAGATGGATCCAGGCTTTCCAAAACTTATTGCTGATTCTTGGAGTGATGTCCCCGATGACCTGGATAGTGCCCTCAGCATTAATGGTGATG GTCATAGCTACTTCTTCAAAGACTCCCACTACCTAAAAATGAATGACAGCAGTCTGAAAATTGTCAAAGTCGGGGAAGTCAAACGCGACTGGCTACGCTGCTGA